The Mucilaginibacter gracilis genomic interval ATGGTTTATCCAAACCAATATCCACCACCTTAAAATCATCCATAAATGGCGCCGACTCGGGCAATAAAAAATTAATTTTAGCTTGCTGAAAAGTTATAACCTGCCTGGCCTTTAGCACCAGTAAATTGCCTGGTATTTGGCCATCGGTATAAAAACCGGTAGGTACATCAACAGCAACAACGGTTGTATGTAAATTATTAAGATATTCAACCAATTTTGCATAATCTCCGCTAAGGGGCCTGTTTAACCCGCTTCCTAACAAGGCATCAATAATAATTTCCGAGTCATCAAAAGGTATTTCATCGTCAGCATTAATCACAAAAAAATCAATACCAACACTTTTCAGCTGCACAAAATTATGTTCGAATTCTGGCGTTGATTTTTGCGAGAACCGGGCAATTTTTACGCTTACGTTGGTATAAAAGTTATTTTTAAGTAAACGCGCTATGGCCAAACCATCGCCACCGTTATTGCCTGTGCCGCAATAAACCGTAATATTTTTTGCCTTATCGGGATAATCACATGTAAAAGCTACCACAAAGGCTTCGGAAGCACGCTCCATTAACGCTATCGAAGTAATAGGCTCGTGTGCTATTGTGTAATTATCAACCTGGCTAATTTGGGCGGCGGTGAGTAAAGGTATCATATCATTTATAAGCTAAAGCAGTTGCGTTTTGTTTTGCGATAACATATAATCTTATTGTATTTAAAGACGGATTTTTGCGATATGCTACTTACTTTTTTTAAGCTTCGTTGTCAAATCCATTTCCTTTTTCAGGAACATGCCCGTAAAACTATCCTTAACCTTACATAAGCCTTCGGGAGTACCTTCAAACAGTATTTTACCACCGCCCGAGCCTCCTTCGGGTCCTAAATCTATCACGTGGTCGGCTACTTTAATAACATCGAGGTTGTGCTCAATAACCAAAACGGTATTGCCCTTATCAACCAATAGGTTAATTACGCCCAGCAGCACGTTAATATCTTCAAAATGCAAACCGGTAGTTGGTTCGTCTAAAATATAAAACGTATTGCCTGTATCTTTTTTTGATAATTCGGTAGCCAGTTTAACCCGCTGGGCCTCGCCGCCGGATAACGTGGTTGACGATTGCCCCAGTGTGATATACCCCAAACCAACATCCTGCAAGGTTTGTATTTTGCGGTGTATAGAGGGGATATGCTCAAAAAACGGACAAGCATCCTCAATGCTCATATCCAGCACATCGCTTATTGATTTGCCTCGATAACGCACTTCCAGCGTTTCGCGGTTGTAGCGGCGGCCATTACATTCTTCGCAAGGTACTTGCACATCGGGCAAAAAGTTCATTTCAATAACCTTCATACCGGCGCCCTGGCAGGTTTCGCAACGGCCACCTTTTACGTTGAACGAAAAACGACCCGGTTTATAACCCCGAATGCGCGATTCGGGAAGGGCAACGTACAAGTTACGAATATCCGAAAACACCCCGGTATAAGTAGCCGGGTTTGACCTTGGTGTACGGCCAATAGGCGATTGATCGATCTCGATCACTTTATCAATATGCTCCAGTCCTTCTATTTTATCATAAGGCAGCGGGTGTTTCTTTGCCCTGAAGAAATGATGGTTTAATATAGGGTACAATGTTTCGGTAATCAAACTTGATTTACCGCTGCCTGATACTCCGGTAACACCAATAAGTTTCCCTAACGGAAACTCAACTGTAACCTTTTTTAAATTATGCCCCGTGGCTTTTCGCAAAGTGAGGGTTTTACCATTACCTTCCCTCCTCTTTTCGGGAACGGCGATGGAACGTTCGCCATTTAAATAGGACGTGGTAAGGGTATGCTCTTTCATTAATTGAGCGGGCGTACCTTGGGCTACAACGCGCCCGCCGTGTACACCGGCAGCCGGGCCCATATCAATCACATGGTCGGCTTCCAATATCATATCCTTGTCGTGCTCAACAACCAATACTGTATTACCCAGGTCGCGCAGGTTTTTTAGTGCGCCAATAAGCCTGTCGTTATCACGCTGGTGCAGTCCTATACTGGGTTCATCCAATATGTACATCACGTTCATTAACTGCGAGCCTATTTGCGTTGCCAAACGGATACGCTGCGCTTCGCCACCCGATAATGTTTTGGCAGTTCTGTCAAGCGTAAGGTAACTTAAACCTACATCAAGCAAAAAGCCAATGCGGGCGCGTATTTCTTTCAGTATCTCTTTAGCTATAACATTTTGGCGTTCGTTCAACCTGTTTTCCAAACCTTCAAACCAATCCCGTAAGGTATTGATGTCCATGTTGGCGAGTTCGAAAATATTTTTGCCGTCAACCTTAAAGTGCAGCGATTCCTTTTTTAAACGGGCACCATCACAAACCGGGCAGCTCTTTAAAACACGGTAGGCCTCCATATCGCCCAAAGCATCGTCGCCGCGTTTTTCCTGCTGCTCTTCCAGCATTTTTATAATACCATCAAATGATATTTGGTAATTGGTAACGTTCCATTTATTGTATTCAACGGGCACAGTAATTAACTCCTGCGCACCATTGAGTATAATTTCCAGCTTTTCGCGAGGTAATTTTTCTATCGGGGTAGCCAAAGCAAAATCATACTTTTTAGCCAGTGCCTTTAACACCTGGAAAACCCAGGTTTCGCGGTATTCG includes:
- the uvrA gene encoding excinuclease ABC subunit UvrA; the protein is MIEKPVDLGEQSEVEVYGARVHNLKNIDVSFPRNQLVVITGLSGSGKSSLAFDTIYAEGQRRYMETFSAYSRQFMGGMERPDVDKVSGLSPVIAIEQKTTSKNPRSTVGTITEIYDFMRLLYARAGEAYSYVSGQKMERMSEEQILKTILEKFSEQPINILAPSVKGRKGHYRELFEQIRKQGYLKVWVDGEMLNVEPKMQVDRYKIHDIDVVVDRLVVTDKDLKRLQTSIQSALKIAKGIIRVADKDNNLYYFSKYLMDPVSGISYDEPQPNTFSFNSPYGACERCDGLGYIFEIDEASVIPNPKLSIMNGGLAPLGEYRETWVFQVLKALAKKYDFALATPIEKLPREKLEIILNGAQELITVPVEYNKWNVTNYQISFDGIIKMLEEQQEKRGDDALGDMEAYRVLKSCPVCDGARLKKESLHFKVDGKNIFELANMDINTLRDWFEGLENRLNERQNVIAKEILKEIRARIGFLLDVGLSYLTLDRTAKTLSGGEAQRIRLATQIGSQLMNVMYILDEPSIGLHQRDNDRLIGALKNLRDLGNTVLVVEHDKDMILEADHVIDMGPAAGVHGGRVVAQGTPAQLMKEHTLTTSYLNGERSIAVPEKRREGNGKTLTLRKATGHNLKKVTVEFPLGKLIGVTGVSGSGKSSLITETLYPILNHHFFRAKKHPLPYDKIEGLEHIDKVIEIDQSPIGRTPRSNPATYTGVFSDIRNLYVALPESRIRGYKPGRFSFNVKGGRCETCQGAGMKVIEMNFLPDVQVPCEECNGRRYNRETLEVRYRGKSISDVLDMSIEDACPFFEHIPSIHRKIQTLQDVGLGYITLGQSSTTLSGGEAQRVKLATELSKKDTGNTFYILDEPTTGLHFEDINVLLGVINLLVDKGNTVLVIEHNLDVIKVADHVIDLGPEGGSGGGKILFEGTPEGLCKVKDSFTGMFLKKEMDLTTKLKKSK